In Triplophysa rosa linkage group LG2, Trosa_1v2, whole genome shotgun sequence, the genomic window CCGACGGATGAACTGAGATGGATGACCAAACGCAGAACCTCTTTTCTCAACAGGACTCTACAGGCGGGTCCGTCCTCAGATATTGCTTTACCAcctgaacacacatacaccagtATATACATTACCCCTGCTACAATAACCATCTATGGGGTGAATATAGAAATCTATTGTAATGATTGCTATGATGCTGACTTACAATATTTGCCGTCATATTCATGATTTATTATCTCTCAAAACCAACATACTTCTATTAGGGCTGGGTTTTgagtagtgctgtagtactcgagtccggtctcagactcgagacgttttttatgatctcggactcgtcttggactcgttggtatttgcactccgacttgtctcggacttggtcattggtctcgcaaaatgttctagtcggtctcgaccgagtccagcgatatatgttttcttttctccttcaaaacaaaacattgatagagcatgcttcttgtgatccgaaaactaatgatccgaaaactgttgccggcTCTCGGGCCTTGAGTCGAGACGCGTGTgttcataagttctcttttcacacagcagttcagttcagtgtgtgctgttgttgtaactaaataactccggtatattggttcaagtcctcgggactgtcatgcacgccagaaagtgaagaactgtattaatttgtgggtaatattaagtgtttacgggagacgctaaacgcgaACAATTCAGGTGAACTGGTTCTTTTTTGACCAGCcctcatttttagatttttatccAGCTCAGATTTCAAACATATCACGCAGCCATTGATGGGATGTGGTGTGTTACTCACCCAGTATGAGTTCTGTACTGGGAGTGCTGCTGGCCGAGCCCTGACTCACAGCGGCGTCACTGCAGCCCGACACGCCCGAGTACTTTGACTGCGCAACCACCTCCAGGTGATTATGGGATGGCTGACTGTGCCACTGAGAGAAGCCATCCGACAGATCTGACAACAAGTGACGAGAGAAACTCTGTATGAGCATTTGTATTGCATCACAACAAAACAAAGTCACTTAAGGAATGTGTATAAGATTGAcctgtgcgagtgtgtgtgttgttcagatggttgtgtgtgtttgagtggaGTACAGACAGTTCTCCTCCGTGTGTTCCTGTAATCTGACGTCTCGTCATCACCCAGCAGATGATGCTGATCCGACCGACTGCTGTTCAACAGCTCAACAGATCCAAAATGATACCGTAGTATTGTTCCACCTCGTTCATACGCCAACACTGACAGATCTAACTCTCCTGCAGACACGGATGTCAGgggaagaacagcaggcaggagacgaAGTGATGTTAGAATAAAATGAGCAAAGTTTATTGTAGAGAGAAATCACAGTTGGGTTCGGATGCCCATTCTATCTCCGTCTGACTAGAAACACATTCATCAGGTGCCATTATACCAACATAGACAGTAGGAACAACATCGTCTCGTGACCTTATCAAGAACCTTGAGAACGAGACCACGCAAACTCATATCTACTTGTGAAGACAATGCAAACGCAGCATCCAACCGAATGTAGAATATAGTaacatatatataaacatattgactatagtAATATAGTCAagtaaaaacacagaagacagacacgcacacacaggttCACACGGACTCACAActccacagacacacacacacattaagaaAAGTAATATAGAACATAATAATTATAGAAATGAATATCATCTATAactaataaattaaatgcataaGAAAATGGTAAAgaattaaaataaagaatattaagGATAAGGAAATGAGAAATTAAATACAACACAAGATGTATGTCTGTACTCTCAAGTCAGAATTTCATcatctttaataaaatacacgcatgcacacgcacaGGTTTGCTTTCAAGAATTTCAGATCCTATCTATCAGGTAGTTTTAATGTACAATGTAACCATGTGATGTCTCAAAGTAACGCATCTTTAacagttttccatagtcaggcaAGTGAATTGTGACATCCATAACAGTTCATATCCACATGAAAATAACAAGTTGTTGTCTATGAAGAGTCCTCCCTTCtacatttgttgttttattgcttctggtttgtacattttagttcCTAGAAATCTTACAAATGatgttgtctttcaaatgtgaatcttttttttctttgtgaatcttataaaaaaagaaaactccTGCATAGATTGATATTCTCTCATGTAAAAcagatgatttaatatattagtAAAAAATACCTTCTCTGAGAATTAATTTGTCaggttatattttaaaatgtcacatGACACTGGCTGTTTCAAAACTTCCTTCAGTTCAATAAAGACAAAACTCAAGTCACTGCATTGGAAACAAAGATGAAATACATACTTTGACTAAAGGGGCCTAAAGACACAAAATAAAGTCAATCTTGCTGTAGTTTAGATTCAACAGTCACGTCAAAGCAATACACAAATCAGCTGACTGCCATCTCAGAAATATCGCCATAGTCATATGTTTTGTCTCAAGCcatgctttcatcaccagcGGGGTGGATTACTGCAGCGGACTTCTTATTTCCAAAAAGACCATCAGACATCTGTAGCTCATACAGAGCGCCGCTGACAGGATTCTGACCAAAACCAAAACATCATATCACCCCAACCCTCAAGTCCTT contains:
- the LOC130572088 gene encoding rapamycin-insensitive companion of mTOR-like codes for the protein MTRRQITGTHGGELSVLHSNTHNHLNNTHTRTDLSDGFSQWHSQPSHNHLEVVAQSKYSGVSGCSDAAVSQGSASSTPSTELILGGKAISEDGPACRVLLRKEVLRLVIHLSSSVGTKGHETGLLT